Proteins from one Mesorhizobium sp. M9A.F.Ca.ET.002.03.1.2 genomic window:
- a CDS encoding PilZ domain-containing protein: MAEEENRNKRRQRVFKGATILTGMTHSEVTCTVRNMHDGGAELRVSVDARVPDEFLLYVPTDGIAYKAVVRWRREDRVGVMFTGTERKPHWHYG; this comes from the coding sequence ATGGCTGAAGAGGAAAACAGGAACAAACGCAGGCAGCGCGTCTTCAAGGGCGCGACGATCCTGACCGGCATGACCCATTCCGAGGTCACATGCACGGTGCGCAACATGCATGACGGCGGCGCCGAACTGAGGGTCTCGGTCGACGCACGCGTGCCCGACGAGTTCCTGCTCTATGTGCCGACCGACGGCATCGCCTACAAGGCAGTGGTCCGCTGGCGCCGCGAAGACCGCGTCGGCGTGATGTTCACCGGCACGGAACGGAAGCCCCACTGGCACTACGGCTGA
- the ilvC gene encoding ketol-acid reductoisomerase, translating into MRVYYDRDADLNLIKGKKVAIIGYGSQGRAHALNLKDSGAKDIAIGLKAGSATAKKVEADGLKVMSVAEAAKWADLMMMATPDELQADIYRSEIAPNIRDGAAIAFAHGLNVHFGLIEPKASVDVVMIAPKGPGHTVRGEYQKGGGVPCLVAVNQDASGNALDLALSYACGVGGGRSGIIETNFREECETDLFGEQVVLCGGLVELIRAGFETLVEAGYAPEMAYFECLHEVKLIVDLIYEGGIANMNYSISNTAEWGEYVSGSRIITADTKAEMKRVLKDIQTGKFTSEWMQEYRAGMSRFKGIRRINDSHQIEEVGTKLRAMMPWISKNKLVDKAKN; encoded by the coding sequence ATGCGTGTCTATTACGATCGCGATGCCGATCTCAACCTGATCAAGGGCAAGAAGGTCGCCATCATCGGTTATGGCAGCCAGGGCAGGGCGCATGCGCTCAACCTCAAGGACTCGGGCGCCAAGGACATCGCCATCGGCCTCAAGGCCGGCTCGGCGACCGCCAAGAAGGTCGAGGCCGACGGGCTCAAGGTGATGAGCGTGGCTGAGGCCGCCAAATGGGCCGACCTGATGATGATGGCGACGCCCGACGAGTTGCAGGCCGACATCTACAGATCCGAGATCGCGCCGAACATCCGCGATGGCGCGGCGATCGCCTTCGCCCACGGCCTCAACGTGCATTTTGGTCTGATCGAGCCGAAGGCCTCGGTCGACGTCGTCATGATCGCGCCGAAAGGGCCTGGCCACACGGTGCGCGGCGAATACCAGAAGGGCGGCGGCGTGCCGTGCCTGGTCGCCGTCAACCAGGATGCTTCGGGCAATGCGCTCGATCTGGCCCTGTCCTATGCCTGCGGCGTCGGCGGCGGTCGTTCGGGCATCATCGAGACCAATTTCCGCGAGGAGTGCGAAACCGATCTGTTCGGCGAGCAGGTGGTGCTGTGCGGCGGTCTGGTCGAGTTGATCCGCGCCGGCTTCGAGACGCTGGTGGAAGCCGGCTACGCGCCGGAAATGGCCTATTTCGAGTGCCTGCACGAGGTCAAGCTGATCGTCGATCTCATCTATGAAGGCGGCATCGCCAACATGAACTACTCGATCTCGAACACCGCCGAATGGGGCGAATATGTATCGGGTTCGCGCATCATCACCGCCGATACCAAGGCCGAGATGAAGCGCGTGCTGAAGGATATCCAGACCGGCAAGTTCACCTCGGAGTGGATGCAGGAATACCGCGCCGGCATGTCGCGCTTCAAGGGCATCCGCCGCATCAACGACAGCCACCAGATCGAGGAAGTCGGCACCAAGCTGCGTGCGATGATGCCGTGGATATCGAAGAACAAATTGGTCGACAAGGCCAAGAATTAG
- a CDS encoding TetR/AcrR family transcriptional regulator: MLQASADIDTGEALTERQKTVLDAALRLLVEEGDHLTMAAVARRASCSKETLYKWFGDRDGLLTATVQWQASKVRVVPVDRKGLDLVSLTASLERFASDWLKVISSDTSIALNRVAVGHAGSGKDDLGAIVLENGRFALARRLKPVLEAGQQAGLLEFTDAETAFRTFFGLVARDVQIRLLLGDRLELTDAAIGGDAVRATQQFLALYGAKTGPQGPLEQRDRA; the protein is encoded by the coding sequence TTGTTGCAGGCAAGCGCCGACATCGACACTGGCGAAGCGCTGACGGAGCGGCAGAAAACCGTGCTCGACGCCGCACTTCGCCTGCTGGTCGAAGAGGGCGATCACCTGACTATGGCCGCCGTAGCGCGCCGGGCGAGCTGTTCCAAGGAAACGCTCTACAAATGGTTCGGCGATCGCGACGGGCTTTTGACGGCAACGGTGCAATGGCAGGCCTCCAAGGTGAGGGTGGTGCCGGTCGACCGCAAGGGGCTCGACCTTGTTTCGCTGACGGCGAGCCTCGAACGCTTTGCGTCCGACTGGCTCAAGGTGATTTCGAGCGACACTTCGATTGCGCTGAACCGGGTGGCGGTCGGCCACGCTGGTTCCGGCAAGGACGATCTCGGCGCCATCGTGCTGGAGAACGGCCGCTTCGCGCTGGCCAGGCGCCTGAAGCCGGTGCTGGAAGCAGGCCAGCAGGCCGGGCTTCTCGAGTTCACGGATGCCGAAACGGCATTCCGGACCTTTTTCGGGCTGGTCGCCCGCGACGTGCAGATCCGCCTGCTGCTCGGCGACCGGCTGGAATTGACTGATGCGGCGATCGGCGGCGATGCCGTCCGCGCGACGCAGCAGTTTCTCGCTCTTTACGGAGCAAAAACCGGGCCGCAAGGCCCCCTAGAGCAAAGAGATAGAGCATGA
- a CDS encoding DUF1772 domain-containing protein, translating to MLIGLLALTVAAAFAGAAIYVSVAEQPARLRLEDRALLQEWQPSYKRGAAMQASIAVLACVLGAVAWWQTGSLAYLVGAVLIILPWPWTLIAMMPTNRLLETMDAAATNPQARALIVKWGNLHLVRVMLGVLAALAFLWGSA from the coding sequence ATGCTCATAGGGCTGCTTGCCTTGACCGTTGCCGCCGCTTTCGCCGGCGCCGCCATCTATGTCAGCGTCGCCGAGCAGCCGGCGCGGCTTCGTCTTGAAGACCGGGCGTTGCTGCAGGAATGGCAGCCGTCCTACAAGCGCGGCGCTGCCATGCAGGCGTCGATCGCGGTCCTGGCCTGTGTTCTCGGTGCCGTTGCCTGGTGGCAGACCGGCAGTCTCGCCTATCTGGTCGGGGCGGTGCTGATCATCCTGCCTTGGCCATGGACGCTGATCGCAATGATGCCGACAAACCGATTGCTGGAGACAATGGATGCGGCCGCCACCAATCCGCAAGCCAGGGCGTTGATCGTCAAATGGGGCAATCTGCATCTGGTTCGCGTCATGCTTGGCGTGCTGGCGGCACTGGCATTCCTCTGGGGCAGTGCCTGA
- a CDS encoding MarR family transcriptional regulator, translating to MTEKTNPSPAAIKAWARLMRVSRQLMERAEDALKDGGLPPLAWYDVLHELAEAGEAGLRPFQLIERTLFAQYNISRLLARLEADELVEKLRVADDGRGQRIRITGKGRETRRRMWAVYGRSIAELVGAKLSNDDLNALSALLGRLRHPATLE from the coding sequence ATGACGGAGAAAACCAATCCTTCGCCCGCGGCCATCAAGGCCTGGGCGCGCCTGATGCGCGTTTCACGCCAGTTGATGGAAAGAGCCGAAGACGCGCTGAAGGACGGCGGCCTGCCGCCGCTTGCCTGGTACGACGTGCTGCATGAGCTTGCCGAAGCAGGCGAGGCCGGGTTGCGGCCATTCCAACTGATCGAGCGCACACTGTTTGCGCAATACAACATCTCCCGCTTGCTGGCGCGGCTCGAAGCAGACGAGCTGGTCGAGAAGCTCAGGGTTGCCGATGACGGGCGAGGACAGAGAATCCGCATTACAGGGAAGGGGCGCGAGACGCGGCGCCGCATGTGGGCCGTCTACGGACGATCGATCGCGGAACTGGTCGGCGCCAAGCTTTCCAATGACGACCTGAACGCATTGTCGGCCCTGCTTGGACGGCTGCGCCATCCGGCCACCCTGGAGTGA
- a CDS encoding glutathione S-transferase family protein, whose product MTDKLVLVSHHLCPYVQRAAISLREKDVPFERIAIDLANKPGWFKAISPLGKVPLLRVQQNGKESVIFESAVILEFLEETQANPLHPADPLARARHRAWIEFGSAILNAIGRLYSAPTEAAFLAESEGLSAMFDRLEAELAADRAGPWFAGERFSLVDAVYGPVFRYFDAFDRIGDFGILSGKPLVEAWREGLHERRSVKDAVTPDYPQRLHAFLQAKGSHLSKIIRRNDAATALPWSRSA is encoded by the coding sequence ATGACCGACAAGCTCGTCCTCGTCAGCCACCATCTCTGTCCCTACGTGCAGCGCGCTGCCATTTCGCTCCGCGAGAAGGACGTACCATTCGAGCGGATCGCCATCGATCTCGCCAACAAGCCGGGCTGGTTCAAGGCGATATCGCCGCTCGGCAAGGTGCCGCTGCTGCGCGTGCAGCAAAATGGCAAGGAATCGGTGATCTTCGAATCGGCGGTCATCCTCGAATTCCTCGAGGAAACGCAGGCCAACCCGCTCCACCCTGCCGACCCGCTGGCCCGAGCCCGGCATCGCGCATGGATCGAGTTCGGCTCGGCCATCCTCAACGCCATCGGTCGGCTCTATTCCGCACCGACCGAGGCCGCCTTCCTTGCCGAGAGCGAAGGTCTGTCGGCAATGTTCGATCGTCTCGAAGCGGAACTGGCGGCTGACCGAGCTGGGCCATGGTTCGCCGGCGAGCGCTTTTCATTGGTCGATGCGGTCTATGGGCCAGTCTTCCGCTATTTCGACGCTTTCGACCGGATCGGCGACTTCGGCATCCTGAGCGGAAAACCGCTTGTCGAGGCTTGGCGGGAGGGATTGCACGAACGCAGGTCGGTGAAGGACGCTGTCACCCCGGACTATCCGCAGCGCCTTCATGCATTCCTGCAAGCGAAGGGTTCGCATCTTTCGAAAATCATCCGCCGCAACGATGCGGCCACTGCGCTTCCTTGGTCCCGATCCGCCTAA
- a CDS encoding helix-turn-helix domain-containing protein produces MDSKIVNLRSKLEIYKAGSGGGKLADCPVRDVIQGISNKWSSLLMMALAEKPYRFGELRRLVPDISQRMLTQTLHDLQRDGYVHREVFPTKPPSVEYSLTDLGRSMFGPLHQLIQWAELNHGAVRDARAAFDSTQA; encoded by the coding sequence ATGGATAGCAAGATCGTCAATCTGAGATCGAAGCTCGAGATCTACAAAGCGGGCAGCGGCGGGGGAAAGCTTGCGGACTGTCCGGTTCGCGATGTGATCCAGGGCATCAGCAACAAATGGAGTTCGCTGCTGATGATGGCGCTGGCCGAAAAGCCGTACCGCTTCGGCGAATTGCGGCGGCTGGTCCCCGACATCTCACAGCGCATGCTCACCCAGACGCTGCACGATTTGCAGCGCGACGGCTACGTCCATCGCGAGGTGTTCCCGACCAAGCCGCCGAGCGTCGAATACAGCCTGACCGATCTCGGGCGTTCGATGTTCGGGCCTTTGCACCAGCTGATCCAGTGGGCCGAACTCAACCACGGCGCCGTGCGTGACGCGCGTGCCGCTTTTGACAGCACCCAAGCGTGA
- a CDS encoding SDR family oxidoreductase, with protein MTETLLVTGASGQLGRGVIHHLLDTLKVAPTRIIAATRNPETLADLAARGVTVRQADFNDTASLVDAFNGADRVLIISTGEIDLGGKRLKQHETAVAAAKEAGVSHLLYTSMPNPEPGSPVLFAGDHYGTEQAIKASGIPYTIFRNGWYQENLFMSLPHAIASGYWYTAAGDGRIAHGARDDMAAAIAASLASGSRESKTYTLTGPQAYTVAEIAALVTEVTGKPLEVIQLPDEALTEGVKAAGVPEDFARIIVSFDANTRSGRIGMVTDAIETLSGKKPQSLKQFLEANKVALAG; from the coding sequence ATGACCGAAACCCTTCTCGTCACCGGCGCCTCCGGCCAGCTCGGCCGCGGCGTCATCCATCATCTGCTGGACACGCTCAAGGTTGCGCCCACGCGCATCATCGCCGCCACGCGCAATCCGGAAACCCTCGCCGACCTGGCGGCGCGCGGCGTCACCGTCAGGCAAGCTGATTTCAATGACACGGCGTCGCTCGTCGACGCATTCAACGGCGCCGACAGGGTCCTGATCATCTCGACCGGCGAGATCGACCTCGGGGGCAAGCGCCTCAAGCAGCATGAGACGGCGGTCGCCGCGGCCAAGGAGGCCGGCGTCTCGCATCTGCTCTACACCTCGATGCCCAATCCGGAGCCGGGATCGCCGGTCCTGTTTGCCGGCGACCATTACGGCACCGAGCAGGCGATCAAGGCGAGCGGCATCCCCTACACGATCTTCCGCAACGGCTGGTATCAGGAGAACCTGTTCATGTCGCTGCCGCACGCTATTGCCTCGGGATACTGGTATACAGCCGCGGGCGACGGCCGCATTGCCCATGGCGCCCGCGACGACATGGCCGCGGCGATCGCTGCCAGCCTCGCTTCCGGTTCGCGCGAAAGCAAGACCTACACGCTGACCGGCCCGCAGGCCTATACCGTTGCAGAGATCGCCGCCCTGGTGACCGAAGTCACCGGCAAGCCGCTTGAAGTCATCCAATTGCCGGACGAGGCCTTGACCGAAGGGGTGAAGGCAGCCGGCGTTCCCGAGGACTTCGCTCGCATCATCGTTTCCTTCGACGCCAACACGCGCTCCGGCCGTATCGGCATGGTGACAGATGCCATCGAGACGCTTTCAGGCAAAAAGCCGCAATCGCTGAAGCAATTCCTCGAAGCGAACAAGGTGGCGCTCGCCGGCTGA
- a CDS encoding potassium transporter Kup, translating into MALTNAGSEAEPVEQSSHPEVEQHSTKVLMLGALGVVYGDIGTSPIYALREALHASSGTDPRSAVLGVLSLIVWALTIIVTIKYVAFVLRADNKGEGGTLSLMALARKAYPAGSSIILGIGLCGAALFFGDAIITPAISVLSAVEGLSVATPAFDPYVVPITLVILAILFAVQRFGTGRVASVFGPVTGLWFLAIGIAGLLHILDDPSVLLAINPYYAVVYLAEAKTGAFLTVGAVFLAVTGAEALYVDLGHFGRRPIVLAWFWIVFPCLLLSYFGQGAFVLAHGGLPNNPFFQMLPDWALIPMVALATAATVIASQAVISGAFSLTRQAVQLNLLPRIEVQHTSEMQLGQIYMPRVNLILALGVMLLVVGFGSSSSLASAYGISVTGEMLMTTILLFVVMRWQWKWQAALAAALALLFGTIDTGFFLANAVKFVEGGWVSIAVACIMGLIMGTWIRGSRYLFDKTRRNEIPLDFLAGNLLKKKPQLVSGTAVFLTSDPLSAPTALMHSLKHYKVLHEQNVILSVVTAQQPVVPDSDRVKMETINELFMRVTLTFGYMEQPNIPRALAICRKQGWKFDIMTTSFFLSRRSLKASPNSGMPVWQDKLFIGLARTAADATEYFQIPTGRVVEIGTQVAI; encoded by the coding sequence ATGGCCCTTACCAACGCCGGTAGTGAGGCAGAACCCGTCGAACAATCAAGCCACCCTGAGGTCGAACAGCACAGCACCAAGGTCTTGATGCTGGGCGCGCTGGGCGTTGTCTACGGCGACATCGGCACCAGCCCGATCTATGCGCTTCGCGAAGCACTGCATGCTTCGTCCGGCACCGATCCGCGCAGCGCCGTTCTGGGCGTTCTGTCGCTGATCGTCTGGGCGTTAACGATTATCGTGACAATAAAATATGTCGCCTTCGTGCTTCGGGCGGATAACAAGGGTGAAGGCGGTACGCTGTCGCTTATGGCGCTGGCCCGGAAAGCTTATCCGGCTGGTTCCAGCATCATTCTTGGCATTGGTCTCTGCGGAGCCGCACTGTTTTTCGGCGACGCGATCATAACGCCTGCCATCTCGGTGCTTTCAGCGGTGGAAGGCCTGAGCGTAGCGACCCCGGCGTTCGATCCGTACGTGGTTCCCATCACATTGGTGATTCTCGCCATCTTGTTTGCCGTGCAGCGCTTCGGGACCGGTAGAGTGGCTTCCGTTTTCGGGCCGGTGACGGGGCTTTGGTTTCTGGCGATCGGCATTGCCGGATTGCTGCACATCCTTGACGATCCCTCGGTGCTTTTGGCAATCAACCCCTATTATGCGGTCGTCTACCTTGCCGAAGCCAAAACGGGCGCATTTCTTACAGTCGGCGCGGTTTTTCTGGCAGTCACCGGTGCTGAAGCGCTTTACGTCGATCTCGGCCACTTCGGTCGCCGTCCAATCGTGCTCGCCTGGTTCTGGATCGTCTTCCCCTGCTTGCTACTCAGCTATTTCGGGCAAGGCGCATTCGTTCTTGCTCACGGTGGGCTGCCCAACAACCCGTTTTTCCAGATGCTGCCAGATTGGGCACTGATACCGATGGTCGCGCTCGCAACAGCAGCGACCGTCATCGCCAGTCAAGCTGTTATCTCCGGGGCGTTTTCGCTGACCCGGCAGGCGGTGCAGCTCAATCTTCTGCCCAGAATCGAGGTTCAGCATACGTCCGAGATGCAACTCGGCCAAATTTACATGCCGCGCGTGAACCTCATTCTCGCGCTCGGCGTGATGCTGCTGGTCGTCGGCTTCGGCAGTTCGAGCTCTTTGGCTTCCGCTTATGGAATTTCGGTTACAGGCGAGATGCTGATGACGACTATTCTGCTATTCGTGGTGATGCGGTGGCAATGGAAATGGCAGGCCGCACTCGCCGCGGCGCTCGCGCTGCTCTTTGGCACGATAGATACCGGCTTCTTCCTGGCAAATGCCGTGAAATTCGTGGAAGGCGGATGGGTTTCGATCGCTGTTGCCTGCATCATGGGGCTGATCATGGGGACCTGGATACGCGGGAGCCGCTACCTGTTCGACAAGACACGCAGGAACGAGATTCCGCTCGATTTCCTTGCCGGCAATTTGTTGAAGAAGAAGCCGCAGCTGGTGTCCGGCACGGCCGTATTCCTGACCAGCGATCCACTCAGCGCACCGACCGCGCTGATGCACAGCCTGAAGCATTACAAGGTGCTGCACGAACAGAATGTCATCCTCTCGGTGGTGACGGCGCAGCAGCCCGTCGTGCCCGATAGCGATCGGGTCAAGATGGAAACGATCAACGAGTTGTTCATGCGGGTGACGCTGACCTTCGGCTACATGGAGCAGCCCAACATCCCGCGTGCGCTGGCGATCTGCCGCAAGCAAGGCTGGAAGTTCGACATCATGACGACGTCCTTCTTCCTGTCGCGGCGCTCGCTCAAGGCGTCGCCGAACTCCGGCATGCCGGTGTGGCAGGACAAGCTGTTCATCGGACTGGCGCGCACGGCGGCGGATGCGACCGAGTATTTCCAGATCCCGACCGGGCGTGTTGTGGAGATCGGAACGCAGGTGGCTATCTAG
- a CDS encoding pyridoxine 5'-phosphate synthase, translated as MPAKLSVNLNAIAMLRNRRDLPWPSVIGLGRLALAAGAHGLTVHPRPDERHTRHSDLPEIRALIDDEFPKAEFNIEGYPSEEFLALVEKHQPEQVTLVPDDPAQATSDHGWNFAAETAFLTPIVKRLKKGGFRVSLFSDADPAGVKAARDTGADRIELYTGPYGSYHSDSAKAEKELERLGKTADAALAAGLQVNAGHDLVVSNLPALAKRIPALAEVSIGHGLTADALEYGMAGTVKRYLKACGW; from the coding sequence ATGCCCGCAAAGCTCTCCGTCAATCTCAATGCCATCGCCATGCTGCGCAACCGGCGCGACCTGCCGTGGCCAAGCGTCATCGGGCTTGGGCGCCTGGCGCTGGCCGCCGGCGCGCATGGGCTGACGGTGCATCCGCGGCCCGATGAGCGGCACACCCGGCATTCCGACCTGCCGGAGATCAGGGCGCTGATCGATGACGAATTCCCCAAGGCTGAATTCAACATCGAGGGCTATCCGAGCGAGGAATTCCTGGCGCTTGTGGAAAAGCACCAGCCGGAGCAAGTGACGCTGGTGCCCGACGACCCTGCCCAGGCCACATCGGACCATGGCTGGAACTTCGCCGCCGAGACTGCGTTCCTGACACCGATCGTCAAGCGCCTGAAGAAAGGCGGCTTTCGCGTGTCATTGTTTTCTGACGCGGACCCGGCGGGCGTGAAGGCCGCGCGCGACACCGGCGCCGATCGGATCGAGCTCTACACGGGTCCGTATGGCAGCTACCATTCCGATTCTGCAAAAGCGGAGAAAGAGCTGGAAAGATTGGGAAAAACCGCTGACGCCGCGCTTGCCGCCGGACTTCAGGTCAATGCCGGCCACGATCTGGTGGTGAGCAACCTGCCGGCACTGGCAAAGCGCATCCCGGCATTGGCCGAAGTGTCGATAGGACATGGGTTGACAGCCGATGCGTTGGAGTATGGCATGGCCGGCACGGTCAAAAGATATCTGAAGGCCTGTGGGTGGTAG